In Dromiciops gliroides isolate mDroGli1 chromosome 4, mDroGli1.pri, whole genome shotgun sequence, one DNA window encodes the following:
- the FH gene encoding fumarate hydratase, mitochondrial, producing MYRTLRVLLLPGRLLQPSPLGPVCAACALQRTPVAARMASQDSFRIEYDTFGELRVPSDKYYGAQTVRSTLNFKIGGVSERMPIPVIKAFGIFKRAAAEVNQDYGLDPKIAGAIMKAADEVIDGKLNDHFPLVVWQTGSGTQTNMNVNEVISNRAIELLGGKLGSKDPVHPNDHVNKSQSSNDSFPTAMHIAAATEVHEVLLPGLQKLHDALDAKSKEFAQIIKIGRTHTQDAVPLTLGQEFSAYVQQMKYGMARVKAAMPRVYELAAGGTAVGTGLNTRVGFAEKVAAKVATLTGLPFVTAPNKFEALAAHDALVELSGAMNTVACSLMKIANDIRFLGSGPRSGLGELLLPENEPGSSIMPGKVNPTQCEAVTMVAAQVMGNHVAVTVGGSNGHFELNVFKPMMIKNVLNSARLLGDVSVSFADNCVVGIQANMERINKLMSESLMLVTALNPHIGYDKAAKIAKTAHKNGSTLKETAIELGYLTAEQFDEWVRPKDMLGPK from the exons ATGTACCGCACTCTCCGAGTCCTCCTCCTGCCTGGCAGGCTGTTGCAGCCTTCTCCTCTGGGCCCCGTTTGCGCTGCCTGCGCCCTGCAGCGGACCCCGGTCGCCGCACGAATG GCAAGCCAAGACTCATTCCGGATTGAATATGATACCTTTGGTGAACTCAGAGTCCCAAGTGATAAGTATTATGGTGCCCAGACGGTGAGATCGACATTAAATTTTAAGATTGGAGGTGTATCAGAAAGGATGCCA ATCCCAGTTATAAAAGCCTTTGGCATCTTCAAGAGGGCCGCTGCTGAAGTAAACCAGGATTATGGCCTTGATCCAAAGATCGCTGGTGCAATTATGAAGGCGGCAGATGAG GTAATAGATGGCAAATTGAATGACCATTTTCCTCTCGTGGTGTGGCAGACTGGGTCTGGAACACAAACAAATATGAATGTCAATGAAGTTATTAGCAATAGAGCAATTGAATTGTTAGGAGGAAAACTGGGGAGCAAGGATCCTGTGCATCCTAATGATCATGTCAATAAAAGCCAG agctCAAATGACAGTTTTCCCACAGCAATGCATATCGCTGCTGCAACAGAAGTGCATGAAGTATTATTACCTGGACTACAGAAGCTTCATGATGCTTTAGATGCCAAGTCCAAAGAGTTTGCCCAAATAATTAAAATTGGCCGTACTCATACACAGGATGCTGTGCCACTTACTCTTGGGCAG GAATTTAGTGCTTATGTTCAACAAATGAAATATGGAATGGCAAGAGTCAAAGCAGCCATGCCAAGAGTCTATGAATTAGCTGCTGGAGGCACTGCAGTTGGTACAGGACTGAACACTAGAGTCGGCTTTGCAGAAAAGGTGGCTGCAAAAGTGGCCACCCTGACAG gttTGCCTTTTGTTACGGCTCCAAATAAATTTGAAGCATTGGCTGCTCACGATGCTCTAGTTGAACTCAGTGGAGCTATGAACACTGTTGCCTGTAGTCTAATGAAGATAGCAAATGATATTCGCTTTCTGGGTTCTGGTCCTCGCTCAGGCCTAGGAGAACTGCTCTTACCTGAGAATGAACCGGGGAGCAGTATCATGCCAG gaaaGGTGAACCCTACCCAGTGTGAGGCTGTTACCATGGTTGCAGCACAAGTAATGGGAAATCATGTTGCTGTTACAGTTGGAGGCAGCAATGGACATTTTGAGTTGAATGTTTTCAAACCAATGATG ATTAAAAATGTCTTAAATTCAGCAAGGCTTCTGGGGGATGtatcagtttcctttgctgataACTGTGTGGTTGGAATTCAGGCTAACATGGAAAGGATCAACAAACTAATGAGTGAATCTTTGATGTTGGTGACAGCTCTTAATCCTCATATAG gaTATGACAAGGCTGCAAAGATTGCCAAGACAGCACACAAAAATGGATCAACATTGAAAGAAACAGCCATTGAACTTGGATATCTCACAGCAGAACAGTTTGATGAGTGGGTGAGACCCAAGGACATGTTGGGTCCTaagtaa